From Candidatus Brocadia sp., one genomic window encodes:
- a CDS encoding S8 family peptidase has product MPGKQYRHIFLRGPTRTQGFTNPRKGGSSARIPNRDRSQHSTFLQQRLDAAWNEVGQRQAVVQVERHGAYIDFMSEPGFELLVQSLESKRSGICLLNVRQRVGEDGQKQTFATVYVPHDKRGHFFRKITAYAEQVTKSGEPKNKKLISSIADIRASVLESFWQDDMMFLPATNTVWVEVWLSSDDDAVVRRFDLLLEQFHIERAEGLLKFPERSVKLIHANRSQLEQLIEASDDIAELRAAKEIASFFIAMENQEQIERVQELLGRTSFNVDTDVAICILDTGVNNGHLLIRPILDDADLHTVIPAWNVNDHNGHGTLMAGTAAYGDLLAILNNSGRLQINHRLESAKILPPPPAQNSKELWGYMTAQGISRAEIQAPQRKRIVCMAVTSTDNRDRGRPSSWSAMVDELASGYGDNVRRLIVVCAGNVDNSNNWRNYPNDNLTNEVHDPAQAWNALTVGAFTEKTRINDPTLSLYYPIAPSGGLSPFSTTSVTWPTRKWPIKPEVVFEGGNVARGPNDSILDADDLQLLSTYHDPQVAQFAPFNMTSAASAQAAWMASQIQTQYPDAWPETVRALIVHTAEWTDAMKSQFLQSQPPTKQDFAKLLRICGYGVPNLGRALYCASNSLTLISQTQLQPFDRRDGRYVTRDMHLYNLLWPTSELSNLGEQIVTMRVTLSYFIEPGPGEVGWNNRYRYASHALRFAVNGPGESEDEFVRRVNDQARDDGEHPGTEGPGDRWLVGDARNVGSVHSDIWQGRAAELAGSNLVGIYPSVGWWRERNHLGRWNRQTRYALIVSIYTQEQNIDIYTPVATQIRLSVPIEVTVNRSS; this is encoded by the coding sequence ATGCCCGGAAAGCAATACAGACATATTTTTCTGAGAGGACCGACACGCACTCAAGGATTTACGAATCCACGAAAAGGCGGTTCATCCGCTCGGATTCCAAACCGCGATCGTTCCCAGCACAGCACTTTTCTACAACAACGCCTTGATGCCGCATGGAATGAGGTCGGACAACGACAAGCCGTTGTCCAAGTGGAGCGTCACGGAGCCTACATTGATTTTATGAGCGAGCCTGGCTTTGAGTTACTGGTTCAGAGTCTGGAATCCAAAAGATCAGGCATCTGCCTTCTGAATGTACGTCAGAGAGTCGGAGAAGATGGACAAAAACAAACCTTTGCAACAGTATATGTCCCTCATGATAAGCGAGGTCATTTTTTTAGAAAGATCACTGCCTATGCAGAACAAGTAACCAAATCAGGAGAACCAAAAAACAAGAAACTCATAAGCAGTATCGCTGATATCCGAGCTTCTGTTCTCGAATCATTCTGGCAGGACGACATGATGTTCCTTCCCGCTACTAACACCGTATGGGTGGAGGTCTGGCTTAGTAGCGACGATGATGCCGTTGTTAGGCGGTTTGATTTATTGCTGGAGCAATTCCATATTGAACGAGCTGAAGGGCTTTTGAAATTTCCCGAAAGATCAGTGAAGCTCATCCATGCTAATCGAAGTCAACTGGAGCAGTTGATTGAGGCTTCAGACGACATTGCGGAGTTACGCGCGGCCAAGGAGATAGCCTCATTCTTCATTGCAATGGAAAATCAAGAGCAGATAGAGCGAGTTCAAGAACTTCTCGGTCGCACCAGCTTTAATGTCGATACCGATGTGGCCATTTGCATTCTCGATACCGGCGTGAACAACGGGCACTTGCTTATCAGGCCGATCTTGGATGATGCTGATCTTCATACAGTTATTCCGGCATGGAATGTAAACGACCACAATGGACACGGTACTTTGATGGCCGGAACAGCCGCTTATGGCGACTTGCTGGCTATTCTTAATAACAGTGGTCGCTTGCAAATCAACCATCGCTTGGAGTCCGCGAAAATCCTACCCCCTCCTCCAGCGCAAAATTCGAAAGAACTTTGGGGCTATATGACCGCCCAAGGCATAAGTAGAGCGGAGATTCAAGCCCCTCAACGAAAGCGGATTGTGTGTATGGCTGTTACTTCAACCGACAACCGAGACCGTGGGAGGCCTTCCTCGTGGTCTGCCATGGTGGACGAGTTAGCTTCCGGGTATGGAGACAATGTCAGGCGGCTCATAGTAGTCTGCGCAGGAAATGTTGATAACTCGAATAATTGGCGCAACTACCCAAATGACAATTTGACAAACGAGGTTCACGATCCTGCTCAGGCATGGAATGCCTTAACAGTAGGAGCTTTTACAGAAAAAACGAGAATCAATGATCCTACACTGAGTTTATATTACCCTATCGCCCCATCTGGTGGGCTTTCTCCTTTCAGTACTACTTCGGTAACTTGGCCTACCCGGAAGTGGCCTATCAAACCCGAAGTTGTTTTTGAAGGTGGTAATGTTGCACGTGGCCCTAATGATTCCATTCTGGATGCTGATGACCTGCAGCTGCTCTCAACATATCATGATCCGCAGGTTGCCCAGTTCGCACCGTTTAATATGACGAGTGCCGCTTCTGCTCAAGCAGCATGGATGGCCTCACAAATTCAGACCCAATATCCTGATGCTTGGCCGGAAACCGTCCGTGCCTTGATTGTCCATACAGCAGAATGGACTGATGCGATGAAAAGTCAATTTTTACAATCTCAGCCTCCTACCAAACAAGATTTTGCAAAGCTACTTCGAATTTGCGGATATGGCGTACCGAATCTAGGGCGCGCCCTTTACTGCGCGTCAAATTCTTTGACATTAATTTCGCAGACGCAACTGCAACCCTTTGACAGGCGTGACGGCCGATATGTGACCCGAGATATGCATCTTTACAACCTCCTATGGCCAACGAGTGAATTATCTAATCTTGGAGAACAAATAGTGACTATGCGAGTCACACTTTCTTATTTCATAGAACCAGGGCCCGGAGAGGTCGGTTGGAATAATCGATATAGATATGCCTCTCATGCACTCAGATTTGCAGTCAACGGGCCGGGAGAATCTGAAGATGAGTTTGTAAGGCGTGTCAATGATCAAGCTCGTGATGATGGAGAACATCCTGGTACCGAAGGTCCTGGAGATAGGTGGTTAGTAGGCGATGCCAGAAATGTAGGGTCTGTCCACTCTGATATTTGGCAAGGCCGGGCTGCCGAACTTGCAGGGTCTAATTTGGTCGGTATATATCCTTCTGTCGGGTGGTGGCGTGAAAGAAATCATCTGGGCCGTTGGAACCGGCAAACTCGTTATGCACTGATTGTATCAATTTATACACAGGAACAAAATATCGATATCTATACTCCTGTAGCAACTCAGATTAGATTGTCAGTTCCGATTGAAGTAACTGTTAATAGAAGTTCTTAG
- a CDS encoding ATP-binding protein: MATAEQIKSLIRSHFSSDPERFFTIALQVAAHEAGQGHGALAHDIRETIDKARRERGALVLKFPQDMRGLVLSEEPVTSMTALVIPTTLRIRVERIIHEYRQQQKLKTYGLTHRRKILLIGPPGTGKTMTAKVLAKELRLPMHIIQVDRLVTKFMGETSAKLRQIFDLIQKETGVYLFDEFDAIGGERSLENDVGEMRRVLNSFLQFIEQDISDSIIVAATNSPKLLDRALFRRFDDVLYYEQPTPEERKRLIQNVLAAFLTSKFTWKTVLAESEGLSHAEIDQACRDAIKQAILNNKQKVNISLLRQMLNERQRTHVGRQGR; this comes from the coding sequence ATGGCAACGGCAGAGCAAATTAAATCCTTAATTAGATCACATTTTAGTAGTGATCCGGAGCGGTTCTTTACGATTGCGCTCCAAGTGGCGGCACATGAGGCCGGCCAGGGCCACGGCGCACTGGCTCATGATATTCGTGAAACGATTGACAAAGCGCGGCGGGAGAGAGGAGCTTTGGTTCTCAAGTTCCCTCAGGATATGCGAGGACTGGTGTTGTCGGAAGAACCGGTCACCTCTATGACGGCATTAGTTATTCCTACCACCCTGAGAATCCGAGTAGAGCGAATAATTCATGAATATCGACAGCAACAGAAATTGAAAACCTACGGATTGACACATCGTAGAAAAATCCTTCTCATAGGTCCACCCGGAACGGGCAAGACGATGACTGCCAAAGTACTGGCTAAAGAGCTACGACTGCCTATGCATATTATCCAGGTGGATAGATTGGTCACTAAGTTTATGGGCGAAACAAGTGCCAAGTTGCGCCAGATATTTGATCTAATTCAGAAAGAAACCGGAGTTTATCTTTTTGATGAATTTGATGCGATTGGAGGAGAACGGTCGTTGGAGAACGATGTTGGTGAGATGCGCCGGGTACTTAATTCGTTCTTGCAATTCATAGAGCAAGATATATCTGATAGCATAATTGTAGCGGCTACAAATAGCCCAAAACTTTTGGATCGTGCGTTATTTCGGCGTTTTGATGATGTGTTGTATTATGAACAACCCACGCCCGAGGAACGCAAGCGCCTGATACAAAATGTACTTGCTGCATTTCTGACATCAAAATTTACATGGAAGACTGTGTTGGCGGAAAGCGAAGGTTTAAGTCATGCAGAAATCGATCAGGCTTGCCGAGACGCCATTAAGCAGGCAATCTTGAATAATAAACAGAAGGTGAATATATCTTTGTTGAGACAGATGCTAAATGAACGACAAAGAACTCATGTCGGGCGGCAGGGGCGATAA